In one Halosimplex halophilum genomic region, the following are encoded:
- a CDS encoding Lrp/AsnC family transcriptional regulator, which produces MDDLDREILNILRRDARTPYTEIADDVGTSEGTVRNRVESLVEEGVIERFTVATRTGNVKAMIEVGVDVSVDTHDISDRVAEWTEVDFVWQVSGEEDIVFVVDAQDTERVNEIITQTRELDEVVSTKTRLILDERVG; this is translated from the coding sequence ATGGACGACCTCGACCGGGAGATCCTGAACATCCTCCGCAGGGACGCGCGGACGCCGTACACGGAGATCGCCGACGACGTGGGGACCTCCGAGGGGACCGTCCGCAACCGCGTGGAGTCGCTGGTCGAGGAGGGCGTCATCGAGCGCTTCACCGTGGCGACGCGGACGGGGAACGTCAAGGCGATGATCGAGGTCGGCGTCGACGTGAGCGTCGACACCCACGACATCAGCGACCGCGTCGCCGAGTGGACGGAGGTCGACTTCGTCTGGCAGGTCTCCGGCGAGGAGGACATCGTCTTCGTCGTCGACGCCCAGGACACCGAGCGGGTCAACGAGATCATCACCCAGACGCGCGAACTCGACGAGGTCGTGAGCACGAAGACGAGACTGATCCTCGACGAACGGGTCGGGTGA
- a CDS encoding ABC transporter substrate-binding protein, with protein sequence MSTAVGGQREIEIHHHFVWGSEEEAMDTVLAEYTDRNPDVSVAEEQTVINALRLMIKSRILREDPPDVWDEWPGANLRPTVEAGATADITDLWDRAGMERAYFDGMVDVARFDGEFHAVPLDMHRISNLYYNVELFEAAGVDPARLSGPDDLVEALPALAERAEQPIAVFGRNPFGLLQLWETLLLAHGGESGYEEAADGRPSSHRTAIRAAFDTLGEFLAAGPDNPEFMDSSDLEFAFSDGEAACINNGSWSTGHMAGTDMEFGRDWDCVPFPGTDGTHIVNTNAVVPAAHTEGDDAVTDFVEYLGSAETIERFNTISGSVPPRSDVSVAELHPMSRELHEAFGGRATQLPSMCHGLAVRPEQVVQLKDAVATFLQDRDADAAADDVVAALS encoded by the coding sequence ATGTCAACGGCCGTGGGCGGACAGCGCGAGATAGAGATCCACCACCACTTCGTGTGGGGGAGCGAGGAGGAGGCGATGGACACCGTGCTGGCGGAGTACACCGACCGCAACCCGGACGTGTCGGTCGCCGAGGAACAGACGGTCATCAACGCGCTCCGCCTGATGATCAAGAGCCGGATCCTCCGGGAGGACCCGCCTGACGTGTGGGACGAGTGGCCGGGCGCGAACCTCCGGCCGACCGTCGAGGCCGGCGCGACCGCCGACATCACCGACCTCTGGGACCGGGCGGGCATGGAGCGGGCGTACTTCGACGGGATGGTCGACGTGGCCCGCTTCGACGGCGAGTTCCACGCCGTCCCGCTGGACATGCACCGGATCAGCAACCTCTACTACAACGTCGAGCTGTTCGAGGCGGCCGGGGTCGACCCCGCGCGGCTCTCCGGCCCGGACGACCTCGTCGAGGCCCTGCCGGCGCTGGCCGAACGGGCCGAACAGCCGATCGCCGTCTTCGGCCGGAACCCGTTCGGACTGCTCCAGCTGTGGGAGACGCTCCTGCTCGCCCACGGGGGCGAGAGCGGCTACGAGGAGGCGGCCGACGGGCGGCCGTCGTCCCACCGGACGGCCATCCGCGCCGCCTTCGACACGCTCGGGGAGTTCCTGGCCGCCGGCCCGGACAACCCGGAGTTCATGGACTCCAGCGACCTGGAGTTCGCCTTCTCCGACGGGGAGGCGGCCTGCATCAACAACGGGTCGTGGTCGACGGGTCACATGGCCGGGACCGACATGGAGTTCGGCCGCGACTGGGACTGCGTCCCGTTCCCCGGCACCGACGGCACGCACATCGTCAACACGAACGCCGTCGTCCCGGCGGCCCACACCGAGGGCGACGACGCCGTGACGGACTTCGTCGAGTACCTCGGCTCCGCCGAGACGATCGAGCGGTTCAACACGATCAGCGGGTCGGTGCCGCCGCGGAGCGACGTGTCTGTCGCCGAGCTGCACCCGATGAGCCGCGAGCTCCACGAGGCGTTCGGCGGCCGCGCGACCCAGCTGCCGTCGATGTGTCACGGGCTGGCCGTCCGGCCCGAGCAGGTCGTCCAGCTCAAGGACGCCGTCGCCACGTTCCTCCAGGACCGCGACGCCGACGCCGCCGCCGACGACGTGGTCGCCGCGCTGTCCTGA
- a CDS encoding NUDIX hydrolase encodes MSTDDEGVPGDDGAPSAEGADDYHENAEQSVIAVDENDEEQGLVNRLDAHTGDGRRHRAFTSLLFDEDDRILLAQRSPKKRLWDTYWDGTVASHPRKGQTQVEATRQRLEEELGVTPDQYDNLRVTDRFEYKRYYMDEGVEHEVCAVLKATLLDTTLDPDPEEVGGLMWVPYERLYEHPRWYRQLRLCPWFEIAMRRDFE; translated from the coding sequence ATGAGTACGGACGACGAGGGGGTCCCCGGAGACGACGGCGCGCCGTCGGCCGAGGGGGCCGACGACTACCACGAGAACGCCGAGCAGTCGGTGATCGCCGTCGACGAGAACGACGAGGAGCAGGGGCTGGTCAACCGCCTCGACGCCCACACCGGCGACGGCCGGCGCCACCGCGCGTTCACCTCGCTGCTGTTCGACGAGGACGACCGCATCCTGCTCGCCCAGCGCAGCCCGAAGAAACGGCTGTGGGACACCTACTGGGACGGCACCGTCGCCTCCCACCCCAGGAAGGGCCAGACGCAGGTCGAGGCGACCCGCCAGCGACTCGAGGAGGAACTGGGCGTCACGCCCGACCAGTACGACAACCTCCGGGTGACCGACCGCTTCGAGTACAAGCGCTACTACATGGACGAGGGGGTCGAACACGAGGTCTGTGCGGTGCTGAAGGCCACGCTGCTCGACACGACCCTCGACCCCGACCCCGAGGAGGTCGGCGGCCTGATGTGGGTCCCCTACGAGCGCCTGTACGAACACCCGCGGTGGTACCGGCAACTGCGTCTCTGCCCCTGGTTCGAGATCGCGATGCGACGCGACTTCGAGTGA
- a CDS encoding histidine kinase N-terminal 7TM domain-containing protein yields MPTPAFTPVVLLAAIVASGVAAFVWTFRDTPAARPLSVFVAAAGLFALAQGIGLATPGLAGKLRWSSVAATVSVVLPAAWLVTALAYTESDRALGGRRLALLAVEPLVFAALVWTNDAHALVWTDRWVETAAGTAYLAQEFGLAMWAHVGYSYLLVAVGSLGVVRLNFRTTDFFRGQGTALLAAIAAVAALCAVSLFGVVPDRYPLSGIGAVFGGLVMTAALFRGRLLSITPATRQLGREAVIDEMDDRIVILDDDDRVVDVNPAAARLFDVDPEGVVGTPIETAAPMLTGSADDVSTGQSDLELDGPDGRRYYDVRVSPLYRSYGGVAGCVLSLRDVTDRRQHEQRLDVLNRVLRHNLRNELNVVRGNAELLRREAELTDDARRRLDRIEETVDGVVARSEKIGHVARTVDGECDSAFAAAERVEGLADRVESAHDGVTVEVDLPDGLAVVGGASLERAVEELLANAAEHAGDEPNVEVRTARRGDEFVEIRVADDGPGIEDHERAVIEAGRETALEHGSGVGLWLVKWVVTECGGSVEFVGDGEGCTVALTLPLADTAGESVGSGSIPSESEDDAASGRSGGSRDSERTGAGADD; encoded by the coding sequence ATGCCGACGCCGGCGTTCACGCCCGTCGTGTTGCTCGCCGCCATCGTCGCGAGCGGCGTCGCCGCGTTCGTGTGGACGTTCCGCGACACGCCCGCCGCCCGGCCGCTGTCGGTGTTCGTCGCCGCGGCCGGCCTGTTCGCGCTCGCCCAGGGGATCGGGCTCGCGACGCCGGGGCTGGCCGGGAAGCTCCGGTGGTCGAGCGTCGCGGCGACCGTCTCCGTGGTCCTCCCGGCCGCCTGGCTGGTGACCGCCCTTGCGTACACCGAGAGCGACCGCGCGCTCGGGGGTCGCCGGCTGGCGCTGCTGGCCGTCGAACCCCTCGTCTTCGCCGCGCTCGTCTGGACGAACGACGCCCACGCCCTCGTCTGGACCGACCGGTGGGTCGAGACGGCGGCCGGGACCGCGTACCTCGCCCAGGAGTTCGGCCTCGCGATGTGGGCACACGTCGGCTACTCGTACCTGCTTGTCGCCGTCGGCAGTCTGGGGGTCGTCCGGCTGAACTTCCGGACGACGGACTTCTTCCGGGGCCAGGGGACGGCGCTGCTGGCCGCGATAGCCGCCGTCGCGGCCCTGTGTGCGGTCTCGCTGTTCGGCGTCGTCCCGGACCGCTACCCCCTCTCAGGGATCGGGGCCGTCTTCGGCGGACTCGTCATGACCGCCGCCCTGTTCCGCGGCCGCCTCCTGTCTATCACGCCCGCCACGCGACAGCTCGGCCGCGAGGCCGTCATCGACGAGATGGACGACCGCATCGTCATCCTCGACGACGACGACCGCGTCGTCGACGTCAACCCCGCCGCCGCGCGGCTGTTCGACGTCGACCCCGAGGGCGTCGTCGGGACGCCGATCGAGACCGCCGCGCCGATGCTCACCGGCTCGGCCGACGACGTCTCCACCGGCCAGTCGGACCTCGAACTCGACGGCCCGGACGGCCGTCGCTACTACGACGTCCGGGTCTCGCCGCTGTACCGGAGCTACGGGGGCGTCGCGGGCTGCGTCCTCAGCCTCAGGGACGTGACCGACCGGCGCCAGCACGAGCAACGGCTCGACGTGCTCAACCGGGTCCTCCGGCACAACCTCCGCAACGAGCTGAACGTCGTCCGCGGCAACGCCGAACTGCTCCGCCGGGAGGCGGAGCTGACCGACGACGCCCGGCGCCGGCTCGACCGCATCGAGGAGACGGTCGACGGCGTCGTCGCCCGCAGCGAGAAGATCGGCCACGTCGCCCGGACGGTCGACGGCGAGTGCGACAGCGCGTTCGCCGCCGCCGAGCGCGTCGAGGGGCTCGCCGACCGCGTCGAGTCCGCACACGACGGCGTGACCGTCGAGGTCGACCTGCCCGACGGGCTGGCCGTCGTCGGCGGGGCCAGCCTGGAGCGGGCCGTCGAGGAACTGCTGGCGAACGCCGCCGAACACGCCGGCGACGAGCCGAACGTCGAAGTGCGGACGGCCCGCCGCGGCGACGAGTTCGTCGAGATCCGCGTCGCGGACGACGGACCCGGGATCGAGGACCACGAACGCGCCGTCATCGAGGCGGGTCGCGAGACGGCGCTCGAACACGGCAGCGGCGTCGGCCTCTGGCTCGTCAAGTGGGTCGTCACCGAGTGCGGCGGCTCCGTCGAGTTCGTCGGCGACGGGGAGGGCTGCACCGTCGCGCTCACCCTCCCGCTGGCCGACACCGCCGGCGAGTCCGTCGGTAGCGGTTCGATCCCCTCCGAAAGCGAGGACGACGCCGCATCAGGCAGGTCCGGCGGCTCACGGGACTCCGAACGGACGGGGGCCGGAGCGGACGACTGA
- a CDS encoding zinc-binding dehydrogenase, whose amino-acid sequence MYAVQYADHGDRDVVEYAERPDPEVGRGDVLVDVKAGALNHLDVWTRKGLPGIDLEMPHVPGCDAAGVVESVGADVTRFEPGDRVAVTAGVSCGECEFCRDGEASMCVDYHIIGEHVPGVHGELAAVPEDNLVAVPEGVDWATAAAAPLVFQTAWRMLVTRADIDPGESVLVLGASGGVGHAAVQIADFAGAEVFATASTDEKLDYAREVGADHAIDYTEDDFAAQIRELTDGRGVDVVVDHVAGETWDDSLKSLAKGGRLVTCGATAGGRPQTNVNRVFWNQLSIIGSTMATPGEVDDALAKVWDGTFEVRVRDRLPMSETARAHELLEDREGFGKVVVVPDSEFDD is encoded by the coding sequence ATGTACGCAGTCCAGTATGCGGACCACGGCGACCGGGACGTGGTCGAGTACGCCGAGCGGCCCGACCCCGAGGTGGGCCGGGGCGACGTGCTCGTCGACGTGAAGGCCGGCGCGCTGAACCACCTCGACGTGTGGACCCGCAAGGGCCTGCCGGGGATCGACCTGGAGATGCCCCACGTCCCCGGCTGCGACGCCGCGGGCGTCGTCGAGTCGGTCGGCGCGGACGTGACCCGCTTCGAGCCCGGCGACCGCGTGGCGGTCACCGCGGGCGTCAGCTGCGGCGAGTGCGAGTTCTGCCGCGACGGCGAGGCGTCGATGTGCGTCGACTACCACATCATCGGCGAGCACGTCCCCGGCGTCCACGGCGAACTCGCGGCCGTCCCCGAGGACAACCTCGTCGCCGTCCCCGAGGGCGTCGACTGGGCGACCGCCGCCGCGGCGCCGCTGGTCTTCCAGACCGCCTGGCGGATGCTGGTCACCCGCGCCGACATCGACCCCGGCGAGTCCGTCCTCGTGCTCGGCGCGTCGGGCGGCGTCGGTCACGCCGCCGTCCAGATCGCCGACTTCGCCGGCGCGGAGGTGTTCGCGACCGCGAGCACCGACGAGAAGCTCGACTACGCCCGCGAGGTCGGCGCCGACCACGCCATCGACTACACGGAGGACGATTTCGCCGCACAGATCAGGGAACTGACGGACGGCCGCGGCGTCGACGTGGTGGTCGACCATGTCGCCGGCGAGACCTGGGACGACTCGCTGAAGAGCCTCGCGAAGGGCGGCCGGCTGGTCACCTGCGGCGCCACGGCGGGCGGTCGGCCCCAGACCAACGTCAACCGGGTGTTCTGGAACCAGCTGTCGATAATCGGGTCGACGATGGCGACGCCCGGCGAGGTCGACGACGCCCTCGCGAAGGTGTGGGACGGGACCTTCGAGGTGCGCGTGCGCGACCGCCTGCCGATGAGCGAGACGGCCCGCGCCCACGAACTGCTGGAGGACCGCGAGGGCTTCGGGAAGGTCGTGGTCGTCCCCGACAGCGAGTTCGATGACTGA